A DNA window from Stenotrophomonas sp. 57 contains the following coding sequences:
- a CDS encoding transaldolase, with translation MSTPSKLSQLRELSVVVADTGDYEAIKRLQPVDCTTNPTLVKKALDLPVYAELIERELAWGRQQTGDREAVVHAVADRLTIGVGALLSTLVPGRVSTEVDADQAHDTAATVAKARQFIQMYADAGVPREKILIKIAATWEGVEAARILQAEGIDCNLTLIFNPTQALACSEAGAFLISPFVGRILDWYVANGQTPASIDEDPGVKFVRGVYAEFKRRGSPTVVMGASFRSTAQIEALAGCDRLTISPDLLEKLDADHGELPRKLVAGAADGVAVTPIDAAKFAADLAADPMATEKLATGIDAFAKDLEALRERIRAAL, from the coding sequence ATGAGTACCCCGTCCAAACTGTCCCAGCTGCGCGAACTGTCCGTGGTCGTTGCCGATACCGGTGACTACGAGGCGATCAAGCGCCTGCAGCCGGTGGACTGCACCACCAACCCGACCCTGGTGAAGAAGGCGCTGGACCTGCCGGTCTATGCCGAGCTGATCGAACGCGAACTGGCCTGGGGCCGGCAGCAGACCGGAGACCGCGAAGCCGTGGTGCACGCCGTGGCCGACCGCCTCACCATCGGCGTCGGCGCGCTGCTGAGCACGCTGGTGCCGGGCCGCGTGTCCACCGAAGTGGATGCCGACCAGGCCCACGACACCGCCGCCACCGTGGCCAAGGCCCGCCAGTTCATCCAGATGTACGCCGATGCCGGCGTGCCGCGCGAAAAGATCCTGATCAAGATCGCCGCCACCTGGGAAGGCGTGGAAGCCGCGCGCATCCTGCAGGCCGAGGGCATCGACTGCAACCTGACCCTGATCTTCAACCCGACCCAGGCGCTTGCCTGCAGCGAAGCCGGCGCGTTCCTGATCTCGCCGTTCGTCGGCCGCATCCTGGACTGGTACGTGGCCAACGGCCAGACCCCGGCCAGCATCGACGAAGACCCGGGCGTGAAGTTCGTGCGTGGCGTGTATGCCGAATTCAAGCGTCGCGGTTCGCCGACGGTGGTGATGGGCGCCTCGTTCCGTTCGACCGCGCAGATCGAAGCGCTGGCCGGTTGCGATCGCCTGACGATTTCGCCGGACCTGCTGGAGAAGCTGGACGCCGACCATGGCGAGCTGCCGCGCAAGCTGGTGGCCGGTGCCGCCGATGGCGTGGCGGTGACCCCGATCGACGCAGCGAAGTTCGCGGCGGACCTGGCGGCCGATCCGATGGCGACCGAGAAGCTGGCGACGGGTATCGATGCGTTTGCCAAGGATCTGGAAGCACTGCGCGAGCGGATCCGCGCGGCACTGTGA
- the ubiH gene encoding 2-octaprenyl-6-methoxyphenyl hydroxylase: MSERHDVLIVGGGLVGASLAIALDRLGRDVGLLEASPAGELPAVFDQRNLSFAAATVNALTALGVMQKLAMAPGPIRRIHVSRAGDFGRVQLEAADYDRPWFGQVVVARDFGQALEARLQELPRLHRYRPMRFLGLGEVVDGYRQVRVADEAGERVLLARLVVGADGTNSGVRDALGIEVDRHDFQQTLFVARVRSQRAPDGTAWERFTDTGPTALLPRGDRHFGVVHGVARDQADAVMALDDAAWLQRLQDAIGWRAGRLLESGPRSAYPLIQVLARALAGERTVLLGNAAQTIHPLGAQGFNLGLRDALTLAELLEDAHEDAGSDALLQAYVARREEDRRQTVAFSGGLARLTSNPAPLMRPLRSLGLVAAQRTSVQSMLVGGAMGFRGEVPRLCRGEAA, encoded by the coding sequence GGCGCCAGCCTGGCCATTGCCCTGGACCGCCTCGGCCGCGACGTGGGCCTGCTCGAGGCAAGCCCGGCCGGCGAGTTGCCGGCGGTGTTCGACCAGCGCAACCTCAGCTTCGCCGCCGCCACCGTCAACGCGCTGACCGCGCTGGGGGTGATGCAGAAACTGGCGATGGCGCCGGGCCCGATCCGCCGCATCCATGTCAGCCGCGCCGGCGATTTCGGCCGTGTGCAGCTGGAAGCAGCCGATTACGACCGGCCGTGGTTCGGCCAGGTGGTGGTCGCCCGTGACTTCGGCCAGGCGCTGGAGGCACGCCTGCAGGAGCTGCCGCGGCTGCACCGTTACCGCCCGATGCGGTTCCTGGGGCTGGGCGAGGTGGTTGACGGCTACCGCCAGGTACGGGTGGCCGACGAGGCCGGCGAGCGCGTGCTGCTGGCACGCTTGGTGGTCGGTGCCGATGGCACGAACAGCGGCGTGCGCGATGCGCTGGGCATCGAGGTCGACCGCCATGATTTCCAGCAGACCCTGTTCGTGGCCCGCGTGCGCAGCCAGCGCGCGCCGGACGGCACGGCCTGGGAGCGCTTCACCGATACCGGTCCGACCGCGCTGCTGCCGCGGGGTGACCGCCACTTCGGCGTCGTGCATGGCGTGGCACGCGACCAGGCCGATGCGGTGATGGCGCTGGACGACGCGGCCTGGCTGCAGCGGCTGCAGGATGCGATCGGCTGGCGTGCCGGCCGCCTGCTTGAATCCGGTCCGCGCAGCGCTTACCCGCTCATCCAGGTGCTGGCGCGCGCGCTGGCCGGTGAACGCACAGTGCTGCTCGGCAATGCCGCGCAGACCATCCATCCGCTGGGTGCGCAGGGCTTCAACCTGGGCCTGCGCGATGCGCTGACCCTGGCCGAGTTGCTGGAGGATGCACATGAGGATGCCGGCAGCGATGCGCTGCTGCAGGCCTATGTCGCGCGCCGCGAGGAAGACCGACGGCAGACGGTGGCGTTCTCGGGTGGCCTGGCACGCCTGACCAGCAATCCGGCACCGCTGATGCGGCCGCTGCGCAGCCTCGGCCTGGTGGCCGCACAACGCACCTCGGTGCAGTCGATGCTGGTGGGTGGTGCGATGGGCTTCCGCGGTGAAGTGCCGCGCCTATGCCGTGGAGAAGCTGCATGA
- a CDS encoding glutamine--tRNA ligase/YqeY domain fusion protein yields MSEHTPASPETPADSHEKRDFIRQIVREDLASGKHQAIKTRFPPEPNGYLHIGHAKSICLNFGIAGEFSGVCNLRFDDTNPAKEDPEYVAAIQDDVRWLGFSWNELRHASDYFQAYYLAAEKLIEQGKAYVCDLSAEEVRAYRGTLTEPGRPSPWRDRSVEENLDLFRRMRAGEFPDGARTLRAKIDMASGNINLRDPALYRIKHVEHQNTGNAWPIYPMYDFAHALGDSIEGITHSLCTLEFEDHRPLYDWCVDNVDFAHDDALTQPLVDAGLPREAAKPRQIEFSRLNINYTVMSKRKLMALVTEQLVDGWEDPRMPTLQGLRRRGYTPAAMRLFAERVGISKQNSLIDFSVLEGALREDLDSAAPRRMAVVDPVKLVLTNLPEGHEEQLTFSNHPKDESFGSREVPFAREVWIDREDFAEVPPKGWKRLVPGGEVRLRGAGIIRCDEVIKDADGTITELRGWLDPESRPGMEGANRKVKGTIHWVSAVHGVPAEIRLYDRLFSVPNPDDESEGKTYRDCLNPESRRTVTGYVEPAAASAAPEQSFQFERTGYFVADRRDHTEAKPVFNRSVTLRDTWSA; encoded by the coding sequence ATGTCCGAGCACACCCCCGCCAGCCCCGAGACCCCCGCCGACAGCCACGAAAAGCGCGATTTCATCCGCCAGATCGTGCGCGAGGACCTGGCCAGCGGAAAGCACCAGGCGATCAAGACCCGCTTCCCGCCCGAGCCGAACGGCTACCTGCACATCGGCCATGCCAAGTCGATCTGCCTGAACTTCGGCATCGCCGGTGAGTTCAGCGGCGTCTGCAACCTGCGTTTCGACGACACCAACCCGGCCAAGGAAGACCCGGAGTACGTGGCCGCGATCCAGGATGATGTGCGCTGGCTGGGCTTCAGCTGGAACGAGCTGCGCCACGCGTCGGACTACTTCCAGGCCTATTACCTGGCCGCCGAGAAGCTGATCGAACAGGGCAAGGCCTACGTCTGCGACCTGTCGGCCGAGGAAGTGCGCGCCTACCGCGGCACCCTGACCGAGCCGGGCCGTCCGTCGCCGTGGCGCGACCGCAGCGTCGAGGAAAACCTCGACCTGTTCCGCCGCATGCGCGCCGGTGAATTCCCGGATGGCGCGCGCACCCTGCGTGCGAAGATCGACATGGCCAGCGGCAACATCAACCTGCGCGATCCGGCGCTGTACCGCATCAAGCACGTCGAGCACCAGAACACCGGCAACGCGTGGCCGATCTACCCGATGTACGACTTCGCCCACGCACTGGGCGATTCCATCGAGGGCATCACCCACTCGCTGTGCACGCTGGAATTCGAAGACCACCGCCCGCTGTACGACTGGTGCGTGGACAACGTCGATTTCGCCCATGACGACGCGCTGACCCAGCCGCTGGTCGACGCCGGCCTGCCGCGCGAAGCGGCCAAGCCGCGCCAGATCGAGTTCTCGCGCCTGAACATCAACTACACGGTGATGAGCAAGCGCAAGCTGATGGCGCTGGTCACCGAACAGCTGGTGGACGGCTGGGAAGATCCGCGCATGCCGACCCTGCAGGGCCTGCGTCGCCGCGGCTACACCCCGGCGGCGATGCGCCTGTTCGCCGAGCGCGTGGGCATCAGCAAGCAGAATTCGCTGATCGACTTCAGCGTGCTGGAAGGCGCGCTGCGCGAAGACCTGGACAGCGCCGCACCGCGCCGCATGGCGGTGGTCGATCCGGTCAAGCTGGTGCTGACCAACCTGCCGGAAGGCCACGAAGAACAGCTGACCTTCAGCAACCACCCGAAGGACGAGAGCTTCGGCAGCCGCGAAGTGCCGTTCGCACGCGAAGTGTGGATCGACCGCGAGGACTTCGCCGAAGTGCCGCCGAAGGGCTGGAAGCGCCTGGTCCCGGGTGGCGAAGTGCGCCTGCGCGGCGCCGGCATCATCCGCTGCGATGAAGTGATCAAGGATGCCGACGGCACCATCACCGAGCTGCGCGGCTGGCTGGATCCGGAATCGCGTCCGGGCATGGAAGGCGCCAACCGCAAGGTCAAGGGCACCATCCACTGGGTCAGCGCCGTGCACGGCGTGCCGGCCGAGATCCGCCTGTACGACCGCCTGTTCTCGGTGCCGAACCCGGACGACGAATCGGAAGGCAAGACCTACCGTGATTGCCTCAATCCGGAATCGCGCCGCACCGTCACCGGTTATGTCGAGCCGGCCGCAGCCAGCGCCGCCCCGGAGCAGTCGTTCCAGTTCGAGCGTACCGGCTACTTCGTTGCCGACCGCCGCGACCACACCGAGGCCAAGCCGGTGTTCAACCGCAGCGTGACCCTGCGCGACACCTGGTCGGCCTGA
- a CDS encoding nucleoside deaminase, whose protein sequence is MLYAQVHLTLPAWIHDQIDLDRRYPGDEAKVALAIELSRLNVEHASGGPFGAVVFGPDDKVIAAGVNRVMPHATSLAHAENMAYMLAQQRLQTPRLNAVLSPVTLATSSQPCCQCYGATVWAGIDRLLIGANSADVEELTPFDEGPLPADWVGELNKRGIEVVQGLNRDAARSVLRAYGESDGARY, encoded by the coding sequence ATGCTGTACGCGCAAGTCCACCTGACCCTTCCCGCCTGGATCCACGACCAGATCGACCTGGATCGTCGATATCCGGGCGATGAGGCCAAGGTCGCGCTGGCGATCGAGCTGTCGCGACTGAACGTCGAGCACGCCAGTGGCGGTCCGTTCGGCGCCGTGGTGTTCGGCCCGGACGACAAGGTGATCGCTGCCGGCGTGAACCGGGTGATGCCGCACGCGACCTCGCTGGCGCACGCCGAGAACATGGCCTACATGCTGGCCCAGCAACGCCTGCAGACGCCGCGCCTGAACGCGGTGCTGTCGCCGGTCACCCTCGCCACCAGTTCGCAGCCATGCTGCCAGTGCTACGGCGCCACCGTGTGGGCCGGCATCGACCGCCTGTTGATCGGCGCCAACTCGGCCGACGTCGAGGAACTGACTCCGTTCGACGAAGGCCCGCTGCCGGCGGACTGGGTCGGCGAGCTCAACAAGCGCGGCATCGAAGTCGTGCAGGGCCTGAACCGCGACGCCGCGCGCAGCGTGCTGCGTGCCTATGGGGAAAGCGATGGCGCCCGTTACTGA
- the rnk gene encoding nucleoside diphosphate kinase regulator, whose translation MNTASGLPPSITVSTFDMDRLDAMLESPALSQTPAALALAEELNRATVLAPDQIPEGIVMMHSRVECEDEVSGETHVLTLVFPREANVDEGKVSVLAPVGSALLGLAVGQSIDWNAPGGRKLRLRVTAVHNDRP comes from the coding sequence ATGAACACCGCCAGCGGCCTGCCGCCGTCGATCACCGTTTCTACCTTCGACATGGACCGCCTGGACGCCATGCTCGAATCCCCTGCGCTGAGCCAGACGCCTGCCGCGCTCGCGCTTGCTGAAGAACTCAACCGGGCCACCGTGCTGGCACCGGACCAGATTCCCGAAGGCATCGTCATGATGCATTCGCGCGTGGAGTGCGAAGATGAGGTGTCGGGCGAAACGCATGTCCTGACCCTGGTCTTCCCCCGTGAAGCCAACGTCGACGAAGGCAAGGTCTCCGTGCTGGCTCCGGTCGGCAGTGCCCTGCTCGGCCTGGCCGTTGGCCAGAGCATCGACTGGAATGCGCCCGGCGGCCGCAAGCTGCGCCTGCGCGTGACCGCGGTCCACAACGACCGTCCCTGA
- a CDS encoding EF-hand domain-containing protein, protein MHFRLIPLLLALLPAAASAQVALPQPAQSAPLRDDSGVVRQQSLASGRVTGSVDIAVPLGETPVTVRSVSPASVVGQYRIHFAALDVDGDGFISRDEAQANPALGDEFTSLDEKHRGKLDRTDLAGWLID, encoded by the coding sequence ATGCACTTTCGACTGATTCCACTCCTGCTGGCCCTGCTGCCGGCGGCTGCGTCGGCGCAGGTGGCCCTACCCCAACCGGCACAGAGCGCACCGCTGCGCGATGACAGCGGCGTGGTCCGCCAGCAGTCACTGGCCAGTGGCCGGGTGACCGGCAGCGTCGACATCGCCGTGCCGCTGGGCGAAACGCCGGTGACGGTGCGCTCGGTCAGCCCGGCCAGCGTGGTCGGGCAGTACCGCATCCACTTCGCTGCGCTAGACGTGGACGGCGATGGTTTCATCAGCCGCGACGAGGCACAGGCCAACCCAGCGCTGGGCGATGAGTTCACCTCGCTGGACGAGAAGCATCGCGGCAAGCTGGACCGCACCGACCTGGCCGGCTGGCTGATCGACTGA
- a CDS encoding DUF6348 family protein: MTTTSTALLPLLQQVLQDAGIASRVDGGALLLDSGLRLTPHAMAAHARDNGGWQTSTVIEVQHTTLFADGLFEYQHANGADEQASLQSGFQTWVRVDLATLQTAIGAEDAQGLPMMGLTYPASDDGEEHERTVVLGPLAHYRAQEVDPSTGSEDDHGSCPCCLFTRSMDAFDDLLKARQFLAIRLFASRDADGLCEADCRVNGHDFAAALPLLRAYAASWPQAGLEFRKQYVVIRTGSPG; encoded by the coding sequence ATGACCACGACGTCCACCGCCCTCCTCCCGCTGCTGCAGCAGGTCCTGCAGGACGCCGGCATCGCCAGCCGCGTCGACGGCGGCGCGCTGCTGCTGGACAGCGGCCTGCGCCTGACCCCGCACGCGATGGCGGCACACGCGCGCGACAACGGTGGCTGGCAGACCTCCACGGTCATCGAGGTGCAGCACACCACTCTGTTCGCCGATGGCCTGTTCGAGTACCAGCACGCCAACGGTGCCGATGAGCAGGCGTCGCTGCAGTCCGGCTTCCAGACCTGGGTGCGGGTGGACCTGGCGACCCTGCAGACCGCGATCGGCGCCGAAGATGCCCAGGGCCTGCCGATGATGGGCCTGACCTATCCGGCCAGCGACGACGGCGAGGAACACGAACGCACCGTGGTGCTGGGGCCGCTGGCGCACTACCGCGCGCAGGAGGTGGATCCCTCCACCGGCAGCGAGGACGACCACGGTTCCTGCCCCTGCTGTCTGTTCACCAGGAGCATGGATGCCTTCGACGACCTGCTGAAGGCGCGCCAGTTCCTCGCCATCCGCCTGTTCGCCTCGCGCGATGCCGACGGCCTGTGCGAGGCCGATTGCCGGGTCAATGGCCACGACTTTGCCGCCGCCCTGCCCCTGCTGCGCGCCTACGCGGCCAGCTGGCCGCAGGCCGGGCTGGAATTCCGCAAGCAGTACGTGGTGATCCGCACCGGCTCACCCGGCTGA
- the msrA gene encoding peptide-methionine (S)-S-oxide reductase MsrA codes for MLGIGAFKQRLPRPEEALPGREQPLPLHSNQHFVNSHPLKDRFAGLQQIRFALGCFWGAERKFWTEPGVYSTSVGYAGGITPNPTYEEVCSGLTGHTEVVQVVFDPAVVSLERLLQLFWESHDPTQGMRQGNDTGTQYRSAIHATDEAQYKAALASREAYQAQLDAAGYGPITTEIVYPAPAYYYAEDYHQQYLAKNPNGYCGIGGTGVSCPIGLDVEAPR; via the coding sequence ATCCTCGGCATCGGCGCCTTCAAGCAGCGCCTGCCGCGCCCGGAAGAGGCGCTGCCGGGACGCGAGCAACCGCTGCCGCTGCACAGCAACCAGCACTTCGTGAACAGCCATCCGCTGAAGGACCGCTTCGCCGGCCTGCAGCAGATCCGTTTTGCGCTGGGCTGCTTCTGGGGCGCCGAGCGCAAGTTCTGGACCGAACCGGGCGTGTACAGCACCTCGGTCGGCTATGCCGGCGGCATCACCCCGAACCCGACCTATGAAGAGGTCTGCTCGGGCCTGACCGGCCACACCGAAGTGGTGCAGGTGGTGTTCGACCCGGCGGTGGTGAGCCTGGAGCGGCTGCTTCAATTGTTCTGGGAGAGCCACGACCCGACCCAGGGCATGCGCCAGGGCAACGACACCGGCACCCAGTACCGCTCGGCGATCCACGCCACCGACGAGGCCCAGTACAAGGCCGCGCTGGCCAGCCGCGAGGCTTACCAGGCCCAACTGGATGCGGCCGGTTACGGCCCGATCACCACCGAGATCGTGTACCCGGCGCCGGCGTACTACTACGCCGAGGATTACCACCAGCAGTACCTGGCGAAGAACCCGAACGGCTACTGCGGCATTGGCGGCACCGGCGTGAGCTGCCCGATCGGGCTGGATGTGGAGGCGCCGCGCTGA
- the rlmM gene encoding 23S rRNA (cytidine(2498)-2'-O)-methyltransferase RlmM encodes MAPVTETGIGLLCLCRQGFEPELAGELQFRAGEAGFAGYARTQRNDGYVLFMCDEAAALAPRLRWRELIFARQKLVVLAELPQLDPADRITPMLEVLADAPRFGDLWVEHPDSDAGKPLSGLARAFGNALRPALRKAGTLTDKPNTRLPRLHVVFVDGTHAFVCVADPADSAPWALGIPRLKLLPEAPSRSALKLDEALLTLLTPEEREALAKPGMRAADLGAAPGGWTWVLTRQHMHVLSIDNGPLRQHVLDTGLVEHLRADGFHWHPEQPLDWMVCDMVEQPRRVAERMATWFREGWCRHAIFNLKLPMKKRWDETRLCLDLFQDQAGKPLVVRAKQLYHDREEITVLASQLR; translated from the coding sequence ATGGCGCCCGTTACTGAAACCGGCATCGGCCTGCTGTGCCTGTGCCGGCAGGGATTCGAGCCCGAGCTGGCCGGCGAGCTGCAGTTCCGCGCCGGTGAAGCCGGTTTCGCCGGCTACGCGCGCACCCAGCGCAATGATGGCTACGTGCTGTTCATGTGCGACGAAGCCGCCGCGCTGGCGCCGCGCCTGCGCTGGCGCGAGCTGATCTTCGCGCGGCAGAAGCTGGTGGTGCTGGCCGAACTGCCGCAGCTGGACCCGGCCGACCGCATCACCCCGATGCTGGAGGTGCTGGCCGATGCGCCGCGCTTCGGCGACCTGTGGGTGGAGCACCCGGATTCGGATGCCGGCAAGCCGTTGTCCGGGCTCGCCCGCGCCTTCGGCAATGCGCTGCGCCCGGCGCTGCGCAAGGCCGGCACGCTGACCGACAAGCCGAACACCCGCCTGCCGCGCCTGCACGTGGTATTCGTCGACGGCACCCACGCCTTTGTCTGCGTGGCCGACCCGGCCGACAGCGCACCATGGGCACTGGGCATCCCGCGCCTGAAGCTGCTGCCCGAAGCGCCTTCGCGTTCGGCGCTGAAGCTGGACGAAGCGTTGCTGACCCTTCTGACGCCGGAAGAACGTGAGGCGCTGGCCAAACCCGGCATGCGCGCGGCTGACCTCGGCGCCGCACCGGGCGGCTGGACCTGGGTACTGACGCGCCAGCACATGCACGTGCTGAGCATCGATAACGGCCCGTTGCGCCAGCACGTGCTGGACACTGGACTGGTCGAGCACCTGCGCGCCGATGGCTTTCACTGGCATCCGGAACAACCGCTGGACTGGATGGTCTGCGACATGGTCGAGCAGCCGCGCCGCGTCGCCGAACGCATGGCCACCTGGTTCCGCGAAGGCTGGTGCCGGCACGCGATCTTCAACCTGAAGCTGCCGATGAAGAAGCGCTGGGATGAAACCCGGCTGTGCCTGGACCTGTTCCAGGACCAGGCCGGCAAGCCACTGGTGGTGCGCGCCAAGCAGCTCTATCACGATCGTGAAGAGATCACCGTACTGGCTTCGCAGCTGCGCTGA
- a CDS encoding UbiH/UbiF family hydroxylase, producing the protein MSRRTRLDVAIVGGGVVGAACALALADAGLSVALVEGREPAPWQAAQPDLRVFAFAADNVQLLNRLGVWPAIAQARAWPYRRMQVWDAAGGEDLLFDADRFGRRELGYIVENGLLQDRLWSALPAAGVQLHCPARVEALEQDEDGVRLRLDDGRRLEAALAVAADGAESTLRQLAGIEVEHHDYHQRGVVAYVDSELPNQATAWQRFLPTGPLALLPVAERRSSIVWTLPENEAARVLALDEEAFNRELTRAFAARLGELRLASPRAAFPLRRQLARHYVAGRVLALGDAAHVVHPLAGQGVNLGLRDVAALQQWLAPSAERRGQPRLSPQRLQRWARERRSDNQIAAYSFDAINRLFSNDEMHLTLARGRALGCVGKWPPLVQAFWKRAAGV; encoded by the coding sequence ATGAGCCGGCGCACGCGCCTGGACGTGGCCATTGTTGGTGGCGGCGTGGTCGGTGCCGCCTGTGCGCTGGCGCTGGCCGATGCCGGCTTGTCGGTTGCGCTGGTGGAGGGCCGTGAACCGGCACCGTGGCAGGCCGCGCAGCCAGACCTGCGGGTGTTCGCCTTTGCCGCCGACAACGTGCAGCTGTTGAACCGCCTGGGGGTGTGGCCGGCCATCGCGCAGGCCCGCGCGTGGCCCTACCGGCGCATGCAGGTGTGGGATGCGGCCGGTGGCGAGGATCTGTTGTTCGACGCTGACCGCTTCGGTCGGCGTGAGCTGGGCTACATCGTCGAGAACGGCCTGCTGCAGGATCGCCTGTGGTCGGCGCTGCCGGCGGCGGGCGTGCAGCTGCATTGCCCCGCACGGGTGGAAGCGCTGGAGCAGGACGAGGACGGCGTGCGCCTGCGGCTGGATGACGGGCGCCGCCTGGAAGCGGCGCTGGCCGTGGCCGCCGACGGCGCCGAATCGACCCTGCGCCAGCTGGCCGGGATCGAGGTCGAGCACCATGACTACCACCAGCGTGGCGTGGTGGCCTATGTGGACAGTGAGCTGCCGAACCAGGCCACGGCCTGGCAGCGCTTCCTGCCGACCGGACCGCTGGCGTTGCTGCCGGTGGCCGAGCGCCGCAGTTCGATCGTCTGGACCCTGCCCGAAAACGAAGCGGCTCGCGTGCTGGCGTTGGACGAAGAGGCGTTCAACCGCGAACTGACCCGCGCCTTCGCGGCGCGCCTGGGTGAGCTGCGGCTGGCGTCACCGCGTGCGGCCTTCCCGCTGCGGCGCCAGCTCGCCCGTCATTACGTCGCCGGCCGCGTGCTGGCGCTGGGCGATGCTGCACATGTGGTGCATCCGCTGGCCGGGCAGGGCGTGAACCTTGGCCTGCGCGATGTCGCCGCCCTGCAGCAGTGGCTGGCGCCGTCGGCCGAACGCCGCGGGCAGCCACGCCTGTCGCCGCAGCGCCTGCAACGCTGGGCGCGCGAACGGCGCAGTGACAACCAGATCGCCGCCTACAGCTTCGACGCGATCAACCGCCTGTTCTCCAACGACGAAATGCACCTGACCCTGGCCCGTGGACGCGCGCTGGGCTGTGTCGGCAAATGGCCGCCGCTGGTGCAGGCGTTCTGGAAGCGCGCCGCCGGCGTCTGA
- a CDS encoding LysR substrate-binding domain-containing protein, giving the protein MNLRDLKYLVALADHKHFGRAAASCFVSQPTLSTQIRKLEEELGLPLVERAPRKVMLTPAGQEAAARARVIVSEVEQLKEAARRSRDPEAGTVRLGIFPTLGPYLLPHVIPRIRERFPELELLLVEEKSDVLLDRLREGKLDAALLALPVIDDQLHAEFLFEEPFLLAVSGRHPLARREHLDVQELATQKLLLLEDGHCLRDQALEVCRLFGANEKSEFRATSLETLRQMVAADVGITLLPSLSVQPPVPRSNNIRLLDFTGEGRPSRRIAMIWRRSSAMNEFLMELADQFKRLPQALFTLDALTATDEAAALPGPALNR; this is encoded by the coding sequence ATGAACCTACGTGATCTGAAGTACCTGGTAGCCCTGGCCGACCACAAGCATTTCGGTCGGGCTGCCGCCTCCTGCTTCGTCAGCCAGCCCACGCTGTCCACGCAGATCCGCAAGCTGGAAGAAGAGCTGGGCCTGCCGCTGGTGGAACGCGCGCCGCGCAAGGTGATGCTGACCCCGGCCGGGCAGGAAGCAGCCGCGCGGGCACGGGTGATCGTGTCCGAAGTGGAACAGCTGAAGGAAGCGGCACGGCGCAGCCGCGATCCGGAAGCCGGTACGGTGCGCCTGGGGATCTTCCCGACCCTGGGCCCCTACCTGCTGCCGCATGTGATCCCGCGCATCCGCGAGCGTTTCCCGGAGCTGGAACTGCTGCTGGTCGAGGAAAAGAGCGATGTGCTGCTGGACCGCCTGCGCGAAGGCAAGCTCGATGCTGCGCTGCTGGCCCTGCCGGTGATCGACGATCAGCTGCACGCCGAGTTCCTGTTCGAGGAGCCATTCCTGCTGGCGGTGTCCGGGCGCCACCCGCTGGCCCGTCGCGAACACCTGGACGTGCAGGAACTGGCCACGCAGAAGCTGCTGCTGCTGGAAGACGGGCATTGCCTGCGCGACCAGGCGCTGGAAGTCTGCCGCCTGTTCGGCGCCAACGAGAAGTCCGAGTTCCGCGCCACCAGCCTGGAAACCCTGCGCCAGATGGTCGCCGCCGACGTCGGCATCACCCTGCTGCCCAGCCTCTCCGTGCAGCCGCCAGTGCCGCGCTCGAACAACATCCGCCTGCTTGATTTCACCGGCGAAGGCCGTCCCAGCCGGCGTATCGCCATGATCTGGCGCCGCAGTTCGGCCATGAACGAGTTCCTGATGGAGCTGGCCGACCAGTTCAAGCGCCTGCCGCAGGCGCTGTTCACGCTCGATGCGCTCACTGCCACCGACGAGGCTGCGGCCCTGCCCGGCCCTGCGCTGAACCGCTGA
- a CDS encoding DUF2007 domain-containing protein translates to MHIVYKADNLFDAHLVKHALEDAGIPAFVFGEQLLGGMGELPLFGVLRVGIPDAARPQAEDIVAALDLGHAPDAPISDADDIAGLPA, encoded by the coding sequence ATGCACATCGTGTACAAGGCCGACAATCTGTTCGACGCCCACCTTGTGAAGCACGCACTGGAAGACGCGGGCATCCCCGCCTTCGTGTTCGGCGAGCAGCTGCTGGGCGGCATGGGCGAGCTGCCGCTGTTCGGCGTGCTGCGGGTGGGTATCCCCGACGCGGCGCGGCCGCAGGCCGAAGACATCGTGGCGGCGCTGGACTTGGGCCACGCGCCGGACGCCCCCATTTCAGATGCAGACGACATAGCCGGCCTTCCGGCGTAG